One Arthrobacter sp. B3I4 genomic window, CTGTTCATAGAGGCCAGCGCCATCGCGAACTGGCATGCCAGCCACACCCACTGCCCGCGCTGCGGCGCCGCCACGGTCCCGGAAGCCGGCGGCTGGGTGCGGCGCTGCCCGTCGGATAATTCAGAGCATTACCCGCGCACTGACCCGGCGATCATCGTCACCGTCGTCGGGCCGGACGACCGGTTGCTGCTGGGCGGCGGCGGGCCGCTCGACGCCCGGAACTACTCGACCCTGGCCGGCTTCGTCGAGCCGGGGGAATCCCTGGAACAGGCAGTGGTCCGCGAAATCGGCGAAGAAGTCGGGGTGCGCGTCACGGCCTGCCAGTACCTCGGCTCCCAGCCCTGGCCCTTCCCGGCGTCGCTGATGCTCGGCTTCACGGCCACGACGGCCGACACGGAGGCCAAGCCCGACGGCGTCGAGGTCACCCGGGCGCGCTGGTTCAGCCGGTCCGAGCTTCAGGAAGCAGTGGCCAGCGGCGACATCGTCATCTCCAGCAAGCTCTCGATCGCGCGGGCCCTGATCGAACACTGGTACGGCGGCGTCATCCATGACCGTCCGGAACTGTGAGCGGCGCCGGTCATGAATGCCTTCCGTCCTGAGTTCCAGCGCCACACGCCGGCGTGCCTCCGAGCACACCGCCCCCGGCGCGGCCCACTCCGCGGCGCCCCAGTCGCGGACCTCCACCAACTGAGCAAGTAGAAGTGAACACAGACATATTCCAGACCAGCGACCTCCCGGCCGGACCGCCCGCAGCAGGTGCGCCGGCCTCTGCACCCTCCGCCCTCGAACTTCCGCCACCGGACAACCGCTCCCTTGAGGAGCGGATCCTCGGAGGTCTCGACGCCGAACAGCGTGAGGTGGCCAGCACCCTGAACGGCCCGATGTGCGTGCTCGCGGGAGCCGGGACCGGTAAGACCCGTGCCATCACGCACCGCATTGCGTACGGCGTGCACTCGGGCGTGTACAGCCCGCAACGGCTCCTGGCCGTCACCTTCACCGCCCGGGCCGCGGCTGAAATGCGCAGCAGGCTCAGGGACCTCGGCGTCGGCAGTGTACAGGCCCGCACTTTCCACGCTGCCGCGCTGCGTCAACTTCAATTCTTCTGGCCCCAGGCCGTCGGCGGCGCCCTTCCGAACCTGCTGGATCACAAGGCGCAAATGATCGCCGAAGCGGCCCGCCGGCTGCGGCTCAGCACCGACCGGGCCTCCATCCGCGACCTTGCCTCCGAAATTGAGTGGGCCAAAGTGTCCATGCTCACCCCCGCCAATTACCTGGAAAAAGCCCAGGGCCGCGGCACGCCCGGCGGCTTCGACCTGACCGCAGTGGCCCGAGTGTTCCAGTCCTACGAAGACGTCAAAACGGACCGCAACGTGATCGACTTCGAGGACGTGCTGCTGATCACCGTAGGCATCCTGCAGGAGGACCCGAAGGTTGCCGCCACCGTCCGGGAGCAGTACCGGCACTTCGTGGTGGACGAATACCAGGACGTTTCGCCGCTGCAGCAGCGGCTCCTCGAGCTCTGGCTGGGCGGCCGCGACGACCTCTGCGTCGTGGGTGACGCGAGCCAGACAATTTATTCCTTCACGGGCGCCTCGCCCAAGCACCTGCTCGGATTCAAGAGCCAGTTCCCCAATGCCACCGTGGTGAAGCTGGTCCGTGACTACCGCTCCACCCCGCAGGTGGTCAAACTGGCCAACGAGCTGCTGGCCGGACGGCGCAGCGGCGGTCCCGTCGCGGACGCGGCCTGGGCTGCGCCGCTGCAGCTTGTGGCGCAGCGGCCGGCCGGGCCCGTGCCGCAGTTCACCGAATGCTCCGACGACGAGGCGGAAGCTGCGACGGTCGCGGTGAAGATCAAGGCATTGCTGGACGCGGGGACTCCGGCGAGCCAGATTGCCGTGCTGTTCCGTACCAATGGCCAGTCGGAAGCCTATGAACAGGCCCTCGCCTCGGCCGGCATCGGGTACCAGCTCCGCGGCGGCGAACGGTTCTTCGCCCGGAAGGAAGTCCGGGACGCGATCCTGCAGCTGCGGGCCGCCACCCGGGCGGTCTCCGAGACCGCCGCGCCGGAGCCGCTGGGCCAGCTGGTCCGCGACATCGTGTCCTCGCTCGGTTACACCGACGCCGCTCCGCACAACGGCGGCGCCCTCCGGGAACGCTGGGAATCGCTCGCAGCTTTGGTGGCGCTTGCCGACGAGCTGGTGGTCAGCAGGGGAGCGCAGTTCAGCCTCGCGGATTTCGTGAACGAACTGCAGGAACGGTCCCTGGCGCAACACGCCCCGACGGTCCAGGGCGTCACCCTTGCGTCCCTGCACGCCGCCAAGGGCCTGGAATGGGAGGCCGTGTTCCTGGTGGGCCTGAGCGAAGGCCTGGTGCCGATTTCCTTCGCGGACACCCCCGAGGCGGTGGATGAGGAACGCCGCCTGCTCTATGTCGGCATCACCCGGGCGAAAGAACACCTGTACCTGTCCTGGTCAACCGCCAGGACCCCGGGGGGCCGGGCCAACCGGAAGCCCTCCCGGTTCCTCGACGGGCTGCGGCCCGACTCGGTGGCCAGCTCCTCGGTCCGCGGCAAGGGAGCGGCCCCGCGCCGCAAGGCAGCCGTTCCGGCGTCGTGCAGGATCTGCGGCAGCATGCTCTCCAGCGGAGCCGAACGGAAGGTGGGCCGGTGCAGCCAGTGCCCGCCAAGCTACGAGGAGCAAACGTTCGAGGCGTTGCGGCAGTGGCGGAAGGAAACCGCGCTGGAGGCCGACGTCCCGGCGTTCGTGGTCTTCACCGACGCGACGCTGACCGCGATCGCCGAAGCGCGGCCGGAATCCCTCGAACAACTCGCCAAGCTGCCCGGCGTCGGCGCATCAAAGCTGGAAAAGTACGGCGAGGCCGTGCTGCTGATCCTGGCCGAGAGTTCCACCCTCTAATGCCCGGCACGGCGAACAGCATCCCGCTGACCACCGCTGACGGTGCCCCCGTCGAGGTCCGCCGGTCGGCCCGCCGGCGCCGGACGGTGGCCGCGTTCTGGGAAAACGGCACCGCCGTCGTTGCGATCCCCGCCCACTTCAGCGGGGCGCAGGAACGCGAGTGGGTGCACCGGATGCTCGAGAAGCTCCGGCTGCAGGGCAACCGCGGCGCCAAGGCCGCCGGCAAGCGCCGCGCCGGCAGCGACGACGAACTGGCAGAACGCGCAGCCGCCCTCTCTGCCCAGTACCTCGCAGGGCGCGCCGTCCCCAGCTCGGTCCGCTGGGTGACAAACCAGAACTCGCGCTGGGGCTCGGCGACGCCGTCGGAGGGAACCATCCGGCTCTCACACAAACTCAGGCCGATGCCCCAGTGGGTGATCGACTATGTCCTGCTGCATGAACTGGCTCACCTGCTGGTGGCCGCCCACAACGCCGCGTTCTGGCGGCTGCTGGCTGCCTACCCGGAGACCGAACGCGCCAAGGCCTTCCTCGAAGGCGTCTCCTTCGCTACCTCCCGCGGACTTCCACCCGCTGCGGACACGGCCGACGGCGCCGACGACGTCGGGCAGGCCGACTGCGCGGACGCCTGATCGCGGGAAAGCCCCCGCCCTGACGGGGAAAGCCCAAAGCCCCACGGGGAAAGCCCTGCCCACGGAAAAGCCCCCGGAAAAGCCCTGACACACGAAAAAGCCCCGGCCCGAACCGAGGTTCGGGCCGGGGCTTTCCGCTGCCGTTCGCTGAGGTGCCGTCAGGCCTTGGGCGTCCCGCCCGAGTCGCCGGCCTCGGGCTCGTCGCCCGCGTCGCCGCCGGACTCACGCTCTTCGTCGCCGTCGCGCTCCTCCCCGGCCCCGTCCGCTCCGGGCGTGTCCGTGTCGAACCCGCCGCTGAGCAGTTTTTGCAGGGCGTCGTCCACCTCGGTGTCACTGGCCTCGGCCAGTTTGCGGCGTTCGCTGAAACCCTTCGGATCGTCCAGGTCCTCGGCGGTGGGCAACAGGTCGGGGTGCTGCCAGATGGCGTCCCGGCCCTCCACACCGCGTTCCTCCCGGAGCTGGGCCCACAGGGCGGCGGCCTCGCGCAGCCGCCGGGGCCGCAGTTCAAGGCCGACCAGCGATGAAAACGCGTGCTCTGCCGGGCCGCCGGTGGCGCGGCGGCGCCGGACCGTCTCGCGCAGCGCCGACGCCGAGGGCAGCATCTTGTCGGTCGCGGCGGCAGTCAGTTCGTCGACCCACCCCTCCACCAGTGCCAGGGCGGTCTCCAGCTTTTCGAGGGCCTGCTCCTGCGCCGGGGTGCGCTGGGGCATGAACACGCCCTGCGAGAGAGCCTCCTGGATGCCCTCCGGGTTGCTGGGGTCCAGCTCGCGCGCCAGCTCTTCAATCTTCGACGTGTCGATGTGGATGCCGCGGGCGTAAGCCTCAATCGCGCCGAGCAGGTGGCCGCGCAGCCACGGTACCTGGACGAAGAGCCGGGCGTGGGCAGCCTCGCGGACCGCCAGGAAGAGCCGGATGTCGTTCTCCGGCAGACTGAGGCCCTCGCCGAACTTCGCCACGTTTGCCGGCAGCAGCGCCATTTCCAGGTCCGCCAGCGGGACGCCGATATCGGTGGAGCTGACCACTTCGGCGGAGAGGGCGCCGATCGCCTGCCCCAGCTGCATGCCGAAGATCGCACCGCCCATGTTCTGCAGCATCGAGGAGGCGCCGCCCATCATGGTCTTCATTTCCTCGGGCATCTGTTCGGTCATGGCGGAGGAAAGCGCGTTGGCGATGCTGTTGGCGACCGGCTCCGTCAGGCGCTTCCAGGTGCCGAGGGTTTCCTCGACCCACTCCGCGCGGGACCAGGCCCGGCCGATCAGTCCGGTGGAAGGAAGTTCCGTCACCTGATCCAGCCAGAGTTCAGCCAGCCGCAGCGCCTCGTCGACCTGCCGGGACTGCGCGGCGGTCACGGACGGGTCGGAGCCGCTGGCGGCCACCCTGCGGGCGTTCTCGTGGGCCAGCTGCCAGTTGACGGGCCCCTCGGACGGGGCGCTCATCATGGCCTGGACCTGGGAAAACATCTGGGCCAGCAGGTTCGGATCGTCCGGCAGTCCGGCGGCCTTGGCGAGCTCCGCCGGATCAATGTCCCCCATGCCCCTGCCGCCCATCAGGTTCTGCAGCAACTCCGCCAGCGGATCCTTGGGTTCGTCGTCCCCGCTGGACGGATTAAGTGGGTTAGAGGTCATGATCCCGCCGATCGTCGGTGTGACTGGTACTCAACTTCACGCTACCCCTCCGCGCGAGCGGCTGTCTCCCGAAACCGTGCCACGTTCGCTGTCGGCAAAGAGCCCCGGCAGCGTGCAAGCGCGTAGTGTTGGGAGCTGGAATAATTGCAGGCTGCCGCGCCGGTTCCGGCCGCAGCCGCAGCGCCTTGATCCCGCCCCCAGGGGCACCCCTGGCGCCGGCACGGAGAGGTCCTTCATTGACGTTTACCCAGGGCGGCCAGCCTCGCGGCGAATCAGCGCCGGCAACAGTTGACGACGCCGGTGGCGGCGGCGGTGCCGGCCATGGCACCCTCTGGTCCAGGTTTGGCCCCGGACGCACCGGTGACGGCAGGACGCCGCGCCGCCGCGCCGACGGCGGGGGAGCGGAGAGCCGGTCGTCCGCCATGCTCGTCTCCGGCCTGCTGTCTCTCGCCTTGGGCATGGCCGCCATGACCCTTCCCGTTCCCTATGTGATTGAATCCCCCGGCCCGACCTT contains:
- a CDS encoding M48 family metallopeptidase gives rise to the protein MPGTANSIPLTTADGAPVEVRRSARRRRTVAAFWENGTAVVAIPAHFSGAQEREWVHRMLEKLRLQGNRGAKAAGKRRAGSDDELAERAAALSAQYLAGRAVPSSVRWVTNQNSRWGSATPSEGTIRLSHKLRPMPQWVIDYVLLHELAHLLVAAHNAAFWRLLAAYPETERAKAFLEGVSFATSRGLPPAADTADGADDVGQADCADA
- a CDS encoding zinc-dependent metalloprotease, which codes for MTSNPLNPSSGDDEPKDPLAELLQNLMGGRGMGDIDPAELAKAAGLPDDPNLLAQMFSQVQAMMSAPSEGPVNWQLAHENARRVAASGSDPSVTAAQSRQVDEALRLAELWLDQVTELPSTGLIGRAWSRAEWVEETLGTWKRLTEPVANSIANALSSAMTEQMPEEMKTMMGGASSMLQNMGGAIFGMQLGQAIGALSAEVVSSTDIGVPLADLEMALLPANVAKFGEGLSLPENDIRLFLAVREAAHARLFVQVPWLRGHLLGAIEAYARGIHIDTSKIEELARELDPSNPEGIQEALSQGVFMPQRTPAQEQALEKLETALALVEGWVDELTAAATDKMLPSASALRETVRRRRATGGPAEHAFSSLVGLELRPRRLREAAALWAQLREERGVEGRDAIWQHPDLLPTAEDLDDPKGFSERRKLAEASDTEVDDALQKLLSGGFDTDTPGADGAGEERDGDEERESGGDAGDEPEAGDSGGTPKA
- a CDS encoding ATP-dependent DNA helicase UvrD2, which encodes MLGGLDAEQREVASTLNGPMCVLAGAGTGKTRAITHRIAYGVHSGVYSPQRLLAVTFTARAAAEMRSRLRDLGVGSVQARTFHAAALRQLQFFWPQAVGGALPNLLDHKAQMIAEAARRLRLSTDRASIRDLASEIEWAKVSMLTPANYLEKAQGRGTPGGFDLTAVARVFQSYEDVKTDRNVIDFEDVLLITVGILQEDPKVAATVREQYRHFVVDEYQDVSPLQQRLLELWLGGRDDLCVVGDASQTIYSFTGASPKHLLGFKSQFPNATVVKLVRDYRSTPQVVKLANELLAGRRSGGPVADAAWAAPLQLVAQRPAGPVPQFTECSDDEAEAATVAVKIKALLDAGTPASQIAVLFRTNGQSEAYEQALASAGIGYQLRGGERFFARKEVRDAILQLRAATRAVSETAAPEPLGQLVRDIVSSLGYTDAAPHNGGALRERWESLAALVALADELVVSRGAQFSLADFVNELQERSLAQHAPTVQGVTLASLHAAKGLEWEAVFLVGLSEGLVPISFADTPEAVDEERRLLYVGITRAKEHLYLSWSTARTPGGRANRKPSRFLDGLRPDSVASSSVRGKGAAPRRKAAVPASCRICGSMLSSGAERKVGRCSQCPPSYEEQTFEALRQWRKETALEADVPAFVVFTDATLTAIAEARPESLEQLAKLPGVGASKLEKYGEAVLLILAESSTL
- the nudC gene encoding NAD(+) diphosphatase produces the protein MSLAESAESGAAQRNGLNIGPSGDGQNTGPNGRGESLPANSLRDTVLPVRPALIDRGSAARLKPGMLEDLLGSGGVQAMLLSGRQALVSGDGLVFLDAADLAARLKGTAHAPEQVVYLGSALPGSGTAEGTEYVLFILPEQFEVHAEPFEERVDGIPAAAQWAGFREVASQLDARDTALFIEASAIANWHASHTHCPRCGAATVPEAGGWVRRCPSDNSEHYPRTDPAIIVTVVGPDDRLLLGGGGPLDARNYSTLAGFVEPGESLEQAVVREIGEEVGVRVTACQYLGSQPWPFPASLMLGFTATTADTEAKPDGVEVTRARWFSRSELQEAVASGDIVISSKLSIARALIEHWYGGVIHDRPEL